The following are from one region of the Methanoculleus caldifontis genome:
- the cas8c gene encoding type I-C CRISPR-associated protein Cas8c/Csd1, with amino-acid sequence MIIQSLCRYYDILVEDEDVTISRPGYSSGKVSFALVLSPDGELSYIADLRSDDKKPRPKSMDVPLQEVRSSGIAPYVLCDNAKYVFGVEKLKRDKFEEKFPNPSGKDTSPDYTILAGNEKEVVLVHQRSRDCFEAFRERQHAIFDALDDPGIRALLTFLDSWSPENFSKHSKLVEYMDDLLAGGNLVFECEGVLLHRKPSVRKTWERYSSDGRGDRDTFTAQCLVTGEMDTVARIHQNLKGVAGAQMSGASLVSFNDDSFCSYGKTGKQQGLNAPISESAMFKYTTVLNYLLARPDYRMRIADTTVVFWAETNGTACEDLASLFFDPREETEEDSDAAPSDPARVQDLRRIELIGAILDKVRKGQKIHTEDIGADPEANFYMLGLSPNNARLAVRFWHVDTFGNFIVRAARHHLDMEIVRDGGPRYVSMYRLLRETVAPSSDNKAASPLLGGLVMRSILNGGPYPVQMYSAILNRTKVDRSINPIRAGFIKAYLLRLARAGLTNLQEDMITVSLNEENPSVPYRLGRLFAVLEKAQADTNREMKSTINSKYFSSASTTPAVVFPVLLKLAQHHIAKSDWGFRTTQAIEETLTGVDEFPAYLSLEEQGMFMLGYYHQRKANYKKKEEVAGEVE; translated from the coding sequence ATGATCATCCAGTCCCTCTGCCGCTACTACGACATACTGGTGGAGGACGAGGACGTAACGATCTCCCGGCCGGGATACAGCAGCGGAAAGGTCTCGTTTGCGCTGGTCCTCAGCCCCGACGGTGAACTGTCTTACATCGCCGATCTCAGGAGCGACGACAAGAAACCCCGGCCTAAGAGTATGGATGTGCCCCTGCAGGAGGTTCGCTCGTCGGGTATAGCGCCCTACGTTCTGTGCGACAACGCGAAGTACGTCTTTGGCGTCGAGAAACTCAAGAGAGACAAGTTTGAGGAGAAGTTCCCAAACCCTTCCGGCAAGGATACATCTCCAGATTACACGATCCTCGCCGGGAATGAGAAAGAGGTCGTTTTAGTTCATCAACGGTCACGGGACTGTTTTGAGGCATTCAGAGAACGCCAGCATGCGATATTCGATGCCCTTGACGATCCCGGGATCCGGGCATTACTCACATTTCTGGACTCCTGGAGCCCTGAAAACTTCAGCAAGCACTCCAAGCTTGTGGAGTACATGGACGATCTTCTTGCCGGAGGAAATCTTGTCTTTGAGTGCGAAGGGGTCCTTCTGCACAGGAAACCATCTGTGCGGAAGACCTGGGAAAGGTATTCCTCAGACGGCCGTGGAGACCGGGATACGTTCACCGCCCAGTGCCTCGTGACCGGAGAAATGGATACAGTAGCGCGGATTCATCAGAACCTCAAGGGAGTGGCCGGCGCCCAGATGTCGGGTGCTTCGCTCGTCAGTTTCAACGACGACTCCTTCTGCTCTTACGGCAAAACGGGAAAACAGCAGGGTCTCAATGCACCTATCAGCGAATCGGCGATGTTCAAGTACACCACTGTCCTGAACTATCTCCTTGCCCGCCCGGACTACCGCATGCGCATCGCTGATACGACGGTTGTCTTCTGGGCGGAGACGAACGGAACCGCCTGCGAGGACCTTGCAAGCCTCTTCTTCGATCCCCGCGAGGAGACGGAGGAGGATAGCGATGCCGCGCCCTCCGATCCGGCGAGGGTACAGGACCTGCGGCGAATCGAACTGATCGGGGCTATCCTCGATAAGGTCAGGAAGGGCCAGAAGATCCACACCGAAGATATCGGGGCTGACCCAGAGGCAAATTTCTACATGCTCGGTCTCTCCCCCAATAACGCAAGACTTGCGGTGCGGTTCTGGCACGTTGACACCTTTGGCAACTTCATCGTGAGGGCCGCACGCCACCACCTGGACATGGAGATCGTCAGGGACGGCGGTCCGCGGTACGTATCGATGTACCGCCTGCTGAGAGAGACCGTTGCTCCGAGTTCAGATAACAAGGCCGCGTCCCCGCTCCTTGGCGGCCTCGTTATGCGGTCGATACTGAACGGCGGACCATACCCGGTCCAGATGTACAGCGCAATCCTCAACCGGACAAAGGTAGACCGGTCGATTAACCCTATCCGGGCGGGCTTTATCAAAGCCTACCTGCTACGGCTCGCGAGAGCCGGCCTGACAAATTTACAGGAGGATATGATTACCGTGAGTCTAAACGAAGAGAACCCGAGCGTGCCGTATCGCCTTGGAAGGCTGTTTGCAGTGCTTGAGAAGGCGCAGGCCGATACGAACAGAGAGATGAAGAGCACGATTAACAGCAAGTACTTCAGCAGCGCGTCGACGACCCCTGCCGTCGTCTTCCCGGTTCTGCTGAAACTTGCGCAGCACCACATAGCGAAGTCCGACTGGGGGTTCAGGACGACCCAGGCGATCGAAGAGACGTTGACGGGGGTTGACGAGTTCCCGGCATACCTGAGCCTTGAGGAGCAGGGGATGTTCATGCTCGGTTACTACCACCAGCGGAAGGCGAATTACAAGAAGAAAGAGGAAGTTGCAGGCGAGGTTGAGTGA
- the cas5c gene encoding type I-C CRISPR-associated protein Cas5c — MFREVTAIGYGIRLKVWGDYACFTRPEMKTERVSYDVMTPSAARGILEAIHWKPAIRWKIDRIHVLNPVKFDNIRRNERAGKIPAGKVKSALRGGDVALFQDSSQDAVQRASLVLRDVCYGIEAHFELTDQAGPEDTVEKHYNIVLRRIRKGQCFSHPYFGCREFPVRFELVEEEMPASCYTGEKDLGFMLYDIDFADEMKAIFYRAVMVDGIIDVQRCLAFGGVS; from the coding sequence TTGTTTAGGGAGGTGACGGCGATAGGGTATGGAATACGACTGAAAGTCTGGGGCGATTACGCCTGTTTCACCCGACCGGAGATGAAGACGGAGCGGGTGAGTTACGATGTGATGACCCCGTCGGCTGCACGGGGCATCCTCGAAGCGATTCACTGGAAGCCCGCCATCCGCTGGAAGATCGACAGAATTCATGTATTAAACCCGGTAAAGTTCGACAATATCCGCCGGAACGAGAGGGCGGGTAAGATCCCCGCGGGGAAAGTAAAGAGCGCACTCCGCGGAGGGGACGTTGCTCTTTTCCAGGATTCGAGCCAGGACGCCGTTCAACGGGCATCCCTGGTGCTCCGCGATGTCTGTTACGGCATCGAGGCGCACTTCGAGTTGACCGATCAGGCCGGTCCCGAGGATACCGTCGAGAAGCACTACAACATCGTGCTTCGCAGGATACGGAAAGGGCAGTGTTTCTCCCACCCCTACTTCGGCTGCCGCGAGTTCCCGGTCAGGTTCGAGCTCGTCGAGGAGGAGATGCCGGCCTCCTGCTACACGGGGGAGAAGGATCTCGGGTTCATGCTCTATGATATCGATTTCGCTGATGAGATGAAGGCCATCTTTTACCGGGCGGTTATGGTAGACGGTATCATCGACGTTCAGAGGTGCCTCGCCTTCGGGGGCGTCTCATGA
- the cas3 gene encoding CRISPR-associated helicase Cas3' yields MTDPIYYAHSTDAPDKQDWQLLSVHLQNVADIASDFANTFHAGDIAYAGGLLHDIGKYSADFQRRLEGARIRVDHSTAGAREVGVLYPKQFSRILEYIITGHHGGLLNYGSSESGLEERLGNKFLPDYSAYRDEIRAPDLAGFRPAVRPVQKRAGFTIAFFTRMLYSCLVDADSLDTEAFSDPATASVRGRYESFETLSRKFDEHMATLLSGVEETPINRQRREIYEQCREMAALPQQMFTLTVPTGGGKTLSSMAFALEHVQRHGLERIFYVIPYTSIIEQNAAIFRKIFGSRNVLEHHSNFDPNTLSDDDIESLEQFLKLSAENWDMPITVTTNVQFFESLFSNKRSRCRKIHNLARSVIILDEAQMLPTDYLRPCLQALSELVRNYGSTVVICTATQPKLGELLDECLRPIEIMRSPRDLYKMFQRVNVNDLGPLSDEELTARLQGHRQVLCIVNTRAHAQHLHDALSEHGRCYHLSARMCPAHRRKQLKEIKDLLKEGADCRVVSTQLIEAGVDIDFPIVYRATAGIDSVAQAAGRCNREGKAERGEVYVFRSTERYGQATSWQRLTAEVGRMVMDTYDDPLSLPAVESYFQKLYSYKGDGGLDQEEILPSFERGAGDLAFPFEDVGWKFSIIEQGTKDLVIPYGKEGRRLVDELRTSESPWKYARRLQGYTIAIYPNEFRELERAGEIDLFGDRFYVLNDISKYSEETGLINRKGNGGEGSLLIV; encoded by the coding sequence ATGACCGACCCTATTTACTATGCTCACTCCACAGATGCCCCCGATAAACAGGACTGGCAACTGCTCAGCGTCCACCTCCAGAATGTTGCCGATATCGCATCGGATTTTGCCAACACATTCCATGCCGGCGATATCGCCTATGCCGGAGGTCTGCTGCACGATATCGGAAAGTACTCGGCCGACTTTCAACGGCGCCTGGAAGGAGCTCGTATCCGGGTCGACCACTCGACCGCCGGTGCACGAGAAGTAGGGGTGCTGTATCCAAAGCAGTTCAGCCGTATTCTCGAGTACATCATCACCGGGCATCACGGCGGCCTGTTGAACTACGGCAGCAGCGAGAGCGGGCTTGAGGAACGCCTGGGGAACAAGTTTCTGCCGGACTACTCGGCCTATCGGGATGAGATCCGGGCCCCAGACCTTGCTGGATTCCGCCCGGCTGTACGGCCGGTGCAGAAGAGAGCAGGGTTTACGATAGCCTTCTTCACGCGGATGCTCTATTCATGCCTCGTCGATGCGGACTCTCTTGATACGGAAGCATTTTCGGATCCTGCTACAGCCTCTGTTCGGGGGAGGTATGAATCGTTTGAAACCCTGTCCAGGAAATTCGACGAACATATGGCCACCCTCCTCTCCGGTGTCGAGGAGACCCCGATCAACAGGCAGAGGAGAGAGATCTACGAGCAGTGCAGAGAGATGGCTGCCCTCCCCCAGCAGATGTTTACCCTGACCGTCCCAACCGGCGGGGGGAAGACGCTCTCGTCGATGGCGTTTGCACTTGAGCACGTACAGCGTCACGGCTTGGAGAGAATCTTCTACGTCATCCCCTACACGAGCATTATCGAGCAGAATGCCGCGATATTCAGGAAGATCTTCGGGAGCCGGAACGTGCTGGAGCACCACAGCAACTTCGACCCCAATACCCTATCCGACGACGACATCGAATCTCTGGAACAGTTCCTTAAACTCTCAGCCGAGAACTGGGACATGCCGATCACCGTGACGACGAACGTCCAGTTTTTTGAATCGCTCTTCTCGAATAAGCGGTCGAGATGCCGGAAGATCCATAACCTCGCTCGAAGCGTGATCATACTCGACGAGGCCCAGATGCTACCGACGGACTACCTGAGGCCCTGTCTTCAGGCACTCTCGGAACTCGTTCGAAACTACGGTTCTACGGTTGTCATCTGCACGGCAACCCAGCCGAAACTCGGCGAACTTCTGGATGAATGCCTCAGGCCCATCGAGATCATGCGTTCGCCACGAGACCTCTACAAAATGTTCCAGCGGGTGAACGTGAACGATCTTGGACCGTTGAGCGATGAAGAACTCACTGCCAGGCTGCAGGGGCATCGCCAGGTGCTGTGTATCGTCAATACGAGAGCCCACGCGCAGCACCTGCACGATGCACTCTCAGAACATGGCAGGTGCTACCACCTGAGCGCCCGGATGTGCCCCGCTCACAGGAGAAAACAGCTTAAGGAGATTAAAGATCTGCTCAAGGAAGGTGCTGACTGCCGTGTCGTTTCGACGCAGCTGATCGAGGCCGGGGTGGATATCGATTTTCCCATCGTCTACCGGGCGACGGCCGGTATCGACTCCGTCGCCCAGGCCGCCGGGCGGTGCAACCGTGAGGGGAAGGCAGAACGGGGGGAGGTCTACGTCTTCCGATCGACCGAGAGATACGGCCAGGCCACCAGCTGGCAGCGGTTGACAGCGGAGGTCGGCAGGATGGTCATGGATACCTATGACGACCCACTCTCCCTTCCGGCCGTCGAGAGTTACTTCCAGAAACTCTACTCGTACAAGGGTGACGGGGGGCTTGACCAGGAAGAGATACTGCCGTCATTCGAGAGAGGAGCCGGGGACCTTGCATTCCCATTTGAGGATGTCGGCTGGAAGTTCAGCATCATTGAGCAGGGTACGAAGGACCTCGTCATTCCCTACGGCAAAGAGGGGAGAAGACTCGTCGACGAACTCCGGACCAGCGAATCACCGTGGAAGTACGCACGGCGCCTGCAGGGATATACGATCGCCATCTATCCCAACGAATTCAGGGAACTGGAACGCGCGGGTGAAATCGACCTTTTCGGCGATAGGTTCTACGTGCTGAACGATATAAGCAAATACTCCGAGGAAACCGGGCTGATAAATAGAAAGGGTAATGGTGGGGAGGGATCACTACTGATTGTTTAG
- a CDS encoding Cdc6/Cdc18 family protein, which yields MESGDVRVGLDLVKRAVLNAECAVRTEVVEEDVCTIRAFSADERLLLRRIAELSQEEAGPLVSGTIYTDEEGKPKVSYTAFFKRLQKLDALRLVDLIRGQAGGRTSEVVLRYEPEKVVQICGKRGAAGGEGAGICS from the coding sequence ATGGAATCTGGCGACGTCCGGGTGGGGCTTGACCTGGTGAAGCGGGCGGTGCTGAACGCAGAGTGTGCCGTCCGCACCGAGGTTGTCGAGGAGGATGTCTGCACCATCCGGGCGTTCTCTGCAGACGAGCGGTTGCTGCTCCGGCGGATCGCGGAGTTGTCTCAGGAGGAGGCCGGGCCGCTGGTCTCCGGCACGATCTACACCGATGAGGAGGGGAAACCGAAGGTCAGCTATACGGCCTTCTTCAAGCGGCTGCAGAAACTCGACGCCCTGCGGCTGGTCGACCTGATCCGGGGGCAGGCCGGCGGGAGGACGAGCGAGGTCGTCCTGCGGTACGAGCCGGAGAAGGTGGTGCAGATCTGTGGGAAGCGGGGTGCCGCCGGGGGGGAGGGGGCCGGCATCTGCTCGTGA
- a CDS encoding nucleotidyltransferase family protein → MLTADGILGALTEHRERIRSLGVRRIGVFGSFARGEEREESDIDILIEFEEGGRSFDTYMDLKFFLEDLLGRRVDLVDRDAIKPALAPHILRSVRYVPGV, encoded by the coding sequence ATGCTTACGGCCGATGGCATCCTCGGTGCGCTGACAGAACACCGCGAACGGATCAGGAGCCTGGGCGTCCGGCGGATCGGGGTCTTCGGGTCGTTTGCCCGGGGCGAAGAGCGCGAAGAGAGCGATATCGATATCCTCATCGAGTTCGAGGAAGGAGGCCGCTCCTTTGACACGTACATGGACCTCAAATTTTTCCTCGAAGATCTCTTGGGGAGGAGAGTCGACCTCGTCGACCGCGATGCCATAAAGCCGGCTCTCGCGCCGCACATCCTCCGGAGTGTTCGATATGTCCCGGGAGTATAA
- the mntA gene encoding type VII toxin-antitoxin system MntA family adenylyltransferase antitoxin: MAGRTLTGTARETIVAILTRNDAEWIAIFGSYSRGSAGPESDIDILVRFARKKSLFSLVRIEDELTRALGMKVDLVTENAVSPYLADAIYRDAVVIYDAGGPRIPSSHP; encoded by the coding sequence ATGGCAGGACGTACATTGACCGGGACAGCGCGGGAGACCATCGTCGCGATACTCACCAGAAACGATGCCGAGTGGATCGCGATCTTCGGCTCGTATTCGCGGGGATCTGCCGGCCCGGAGAGCGATATCGATATCCTGGTCCGGTTCGCCCGCAAAAAAAGCCTCTTTTCGCTTGTCCGGATCGAGGACGAACTCACCCGGGCTCTTGGCATGAAGGTGGACCTCGTCACCGAGAACGCCGTCAGCCCCTACCTTGCCGATGCAATATACCGTGACGCTGTGGTGATCTATGACGCCGGAGGACCTCGCATACCTTCATCACATCCTTGA
- a CDS encoding HepT-like ribonuclease domain-containing protein: MTPEDLAYLHHILDAVTSIEEFSEGIGSAEDLRNRRLERAGIKRMLTILGEAAKMVSPELRAEHPEIPWREAAGMRDKIVHHYFGVDYEAVFLTLRDDLPLLEQGIRAVLGEAGR, translated from the coding sequence ATGACGCCGGAGGACCTCGCATACCTTCATCACATCCTTGATGCCGTAACGAGCATCGAGGAGTTCTCCGAAGGTATCGGATCGGCGGAGGATCTCCGAAACCGCCGGCTGGAGCGTGCCGGGATCAAGCGCATGCTGACCATTCTCGGCGAGGCGGCAAAGATGGTATCGCCGGAGTTACGCGCTGAGCACCCGGAGATTCCCTGGAGGGAGGCAGCCGGGATGCGGGATAAGATCGTCCACCACTACTTCGGCGTGGATTACGAAGCAGTCTTCCTGACCCTTCGCGATGATCTCCCGCTCCTCGAGCAGGGGATCAGGGCTGTTCTTGGCGAGGCCGGACGCTAG
- a CDS encoding nucleotidyltransferase family protein has product MDTVTREAGGECARIIGILRGKKAYLEETYHVGSIGIFGSCRRGEEREESDVDILVEFSEVPGIFGFLRLERYLSEILGKPVDLVEKSALKPRIGRRILNEVIYA; this is encoded by the coding sequence ATGGATACCGTCACACGCGAGGCCGGCGGGGAGTGCGCGAGGATCATCGGCATTCTCCGGGGGAAGAAGGCATACCTGGAGGAGACCTATCATGTCGGATCCATCGGCATCTTCGGCTCGTGCCGGCGCGGCGAGGAGCGCGAGGAAAGCGACGTGGACATCCTGGTCGAGTTCTCCGAGGTGCCGGGGATCTTCGGGTTTCTCAGGCTTGAGCGATACCTCTCCGAGATCCTCGGCAAACCTGTGGACCTGGTCGAAAAGAGCGCGCTCAAACCCCGCATCGGCCGCCGCATCCTGAATGAGGTCATCTACGCATGA
- a CDS encoding HepT-like ribonuclease domain-containing protein: protein MTAPRGTLDYLDDILDAVEKIEIFTRGMSYEEFSGDDKTVYAVTRALEVIGEAAKCIPRSVRENYPGYPWTEMAGMRDKLIHAYFGINRTIIWRTIRDDIPPLRSAMQALRDDLAASGDRR from the coding sequence ATGACGGCCCCGCGCGGCACGCTCGATTATCTGGACGATATCCTTGATGCCGTCGAGAAGATCGAGATCTTCACCCGGGGCATGTCGTATGAGGAGTTCTCCGGGGACGACAAGACCGTCTACGCGGTCACGCGAGCGCTGGAAGTGATCGGCGAGGCGGCGAAGTGCATCCCTCGATCGGTCAGGGAGAATTACCCCGGGTACCCCTGGACTGAAATGGCCGGTATGCGCGACAAACTGATCCATGCCTACTTCGGGATCAACAGGACAATCATCTGGAGGACGATCCGGGATGATATCCCTCCGCTCAGGTCTGCGATGCAGGCTCTCCGTGATGACCTGGCTGCGAGCGGCGACCGCCGGTAG
- a CDS encoding nucleotidyltransferase domain-containing protein encodes MLREFETFVGFRVLAWFLTHPTGEIHINKLAREIGVSPGSVKAYADAFERDGLITITRLGTARLLSLDNDSFAVRELKRACMALLLVRAGIEDLAPESIAVAVYGSTAAGTFDEQSDIDILIIGDESRVDHGRVPALEAETDREVQLTVVPYYRWEQMKEEGDPFVASVLRNHMLVRGARL; translated from the coding sequence ATGCTCCGGGAGTTCGAGACGTTTGTCGGGTTCCGGGTCCTCGCCTGGTTTCTCACTCACCCCACGGGCGAGATCCACATCAATAAACTCGCCCGGGAGATTGGGGTCAGTCCGGGAAGCGTCAAAGCGTATGCCGATGCCTTCGAGCGCGACGGGTTGATCACCATTACGCGACTCGGCACCGCACGGCTCCTCTCCCTCGACAACGACTCCTTTGCTGTCCGGGAGTTAAAGCGGGCCTGCATGGCCCTCCTCCTTGTCCGGGCCGGCATCGAGGACCTCGCGCCGGAGAGCATCGCGGTCGCGGTCTACGGGAGCACTGCGGCGGGGACCTTCGATGAGCAGAGCGACATCGACATCCTGATCATCGGTGACGAGAGTCGGGTCGATCACGGCCGGGTGCCGGCACTTGAGGCGGAGACCGATCGAGAGGTGCAGTTGACGGTTGTCCCCTACTACCGGTGGGAGCAGATGAAAGAGGAAGGCGACCCGTTTGTCGCGAGCGTCCTGCGAAACCACATGCTTGTCAGGGGGGCTCGCCTATGA
- a CDS encoding HEPN domain-containing protein encodes MRWRECVDRGLIRPDPGALERVPGSLASAARFLRAAEKNVAIEECEMAHLAAYNSAFHSVRTFLYAAGYVERSHACLVTAVRHISGDEPELADLLNAFDKLRVARHNVQYSGSLVCEEEAAFCIRLAHRALVLARQRFG; translated from the coding sequence ATGAGGTGGCGGGAGTGCGTCGACCGCGGCCTCATCCGCCCCGACCCCGGAGCGTTGGAGCGTGTCCCCGGCTCTCTCGCATCCGCGGCGAGGTTCCTTCGCGCGGCGGAGAAGAACGTGGCGATCGAAGAGTGCGAGATGGCTCACCTTGCTGCGTACAACAGTGCGTTTCATAGTGTCCGGACGTTTCTCTACGCTGCAGGCTACGTCGAGCGGAGCCATGCCTGTCTCGTCACCGCGGTACGGCATATCTCTGGTGACGAGCCTGAGCTCGCTGATCTCCTGAACGCCTTTGATAAACTCCGGGTTGCCAGGCACAACGTCCAGTACAGCGGATCGCTTGTCTGTGAGGAGGAAGCAGCGTTCTGCATCCGGCTGGCTCATCGGGCCCTCGTTCTGGCCCGGCAGCGGTTCGGGTAG
- the mch gene encoding methenyltetrahydromethanopterin cyclohydrolase: MLSVNELALDIFEELFEYAEEFHAVPHELDNGARIVDCGVSTTGGYLAGRRFTEICMGGLGEVDITMGRIGEFPVPFIEVSTDFPSIACLGAQKAGWTINVNKYFAMGSGPARALSLKPKHTYEVIEYEDEFDYAVICLESDHLPNAAVMEKIAEACNVDVANTCAVVAPTASLVGSIQVAGRCVETAVYKLNELGFDTKKITAGIGHAPIAPVKKDGTKAMGSTNDATIYHGSIMLTMNAPEIKDYLDKIPSNTSKGYGKPFYDIFKEANFDFYQIDTSLFSPAEVVINELSEGKVYHVGAVNPEVTLKSFGFI; this comes from the coding sequence ATGCTCAGCGTGAACGAACTGGCACTGGATATATTTGAGGAGCTCTTCGAATACGCAGAGGAGTTTCATGCTGTCCCGCACGAGCTCGACAACGGCGCACGCATCGTAGACTGCGGCGTCAGCACCACGGGCGGGTACCTGGCAGGAAGACGGTTCACCGAGATCTGCATGGGCGGGCTCGGCGAGGTCGATATCACGATGGGCCGGATCGGCGAGTTCCCAGTCCCGTTCATCGAGGTCAGCACCGACTTCCCGTCCATCGCGTGCCTCGGCGCCCAGAAAGCGGGCTGGACGATCAACGTCAACAAGTACTTCGCGATGGGCAGCGGCCCGGCACGGGCGCTCTCCCTGAAGCCCAAGCACACCTACGAGGTGATCGAGTACGAGGACGAGTTCGACTACGCCGTCATCTGCCTTGAGAGCGACCACCTCCCGAACGCCGCCGTGATGGAGAAGATCGCCGAGGCCTGCAACGTGGACGTCGCGAACACCTGCGCGGTCGTCGCCCCCACGGCCTCCCTCGTCGGCTCGATCCAGGTCGCCGGCCGCTGCGTCGAGACCGCGGTCTACAAGCTGAACGAGCTCGGCTTTGACACGAAGAAGATCACCGCCGGTATCGGCCACGCCCCGATCGCCCCCGTCAAGAAGGACGGGACGAAGGCGATGGGCAGCACCAACGACGCCACGATCTACCACGGCAGCATCATGTTGACGATGAACGCCCCCGAGATCAAGGACTACCTGGACAAGATCCCGAGCAACACGTCCAAGGGGTACGGAAAACCGTTCTACGATATCTTCAAGGAAGCCAACTTCGACTTCTACCAGATCGACACCTCGCTCTTCTCCCCTGCCGAGGTCGTCATCAACGAGCTCTCCGAGGGTAAGGTCTACCACGTGGGAGCCGTCAACCCCGAAGTGACGCTCAAGTCCTTCGGGTTCATCTGA
- a CDS encoding ORC1-type DNA replication protein, with translation MKKNLLMWDETLFRDPEVFEIDYVPEQFNHRDAQIQEIAFQVKPGLRGVRPLNTICRGLPGTGKTTSVKKIFSDIEETTKKLVPVYINCQIDNTKFAIFSQIYRRVTGHLPPASGTSFKQVFDAIARVLLREEQVLLVALDDANYLLYENEINHVLYPLLRSHEAYPGVRIGVIAIVSDMSVHLQSEVDARVASVFRPTEIYFPPYSKEEVHDILEERVMQGLYPNVVRSEMLDLVVEQTMKNGDLRVGIDLLRRATLNAEKAARRSIEREDICSAYEISRYLHLAFSLRTLRGEERGVLARIAEMSGRDDQEMNAGDVYRFVKEEVNVSYTKFYEIIGKFDAMRLLNLHYRQGRGRTRLISLRYDPGRVLEYLREEQTSLS, from the coding sequence ATGAAGAAGAACCTGCTCATGTGGGACGAGACGCTCTTTCGGGACCCTGAAGTCTTCGAGATCGATTACGTCCCCGAGCAGTTCAACCATCGTGACGCCCAGATCCAGGAGATTGCGTTCCAGGTCAAACCGGGCCTGCGAGGTGTCCGGCCCCTGAACACCATCTGCCGGGGCCTCCCGGGGACGGGAAAGACAACGAGCGTCAAGAAGATCTTCTCCGATATCGAGGAGACCACGAAGAAACTGGTCCCCGTCTACATCAACTGCCAGATCGACAACACCAAGTTCGCCATCTTCTCCCAGATCTACCGCCGGGTCACCGGGCACCTGCCCCCGGCCTCGGGCACGTCGTTCAAGCAGGTCTTCGACGCCATAGCCCGGGTCCTCCTGCGTGAGGAGCAGGTGCTTCTGGTGGCCCTCGACGATGCCAACTACCTCCTCTACGAGAACGAGATCAACCACGTCCTCTACCCGCTCCTCCGGTCGCACGAGGCCTATCCCGGCGTCCGGATAGGCGTGATCGCGATCGTGAGCGATATGTCCGTTCACCTGCAGAGCGAGGTGGACGCACGGGTGGCGTCGGTCTTCCGCCCCACGGAGATCTACTTCCCGCCCTACTCAAAGGAGGAGGTCCACGACATCCTCGAGGAGCGGGTGATGCAGGGCCTCTACCCGAACGTCGTCCGGTCCGAGATGCTCGACCTCGTGGTGGAGCAGACGATGAAGAACGGCGACCTCCGGGTAGGCATCGATCTCCTCAGGCGGGCGACGCTGAACGCCGAAAAGGCGGCACGCCGCTCGATCGAGCGGGAGGATATCTGCAGCGCTTACGAGATCTCCCGGTACCTGCACCTTGCGTTCTCGCTCCGGACGCTCAGGGGCGAGGAGAGGGGGGTTCTTGCCAGGATCGCGGAGATGTCGGGACGCGACGACCAGGAGATGAACGCCGGCGATGTCTACCGGTTCGTCAAGGAGGAGGTGAACGTCAGTTACACCAAATTCTACGAGATTATCGGGAAATTCGACGCGATGCGGCTCTTGAACCTGCATTACCGCCAGGGGAGAGGACGGACCAGGCTGATCAGCCTGCGTTACGATCCGGGGCGTGTCCTCGAGTACCTACGCGAGGAGCAGACATCTCTTTCATAA